In the Magnolia sinica isolate HGM2019 chromosome 15, MsV1, whole genome shotgun sequence genome, one interval contains:
- the LOC131226897 gene encoding transcription factor MYB27-like: MQEGTRKGPWMKDEDMLLVKFVTLLGERRWDYLAVASGLKRSGKSCRMRWMNYLRPDLKRGRMSLEEEEIILQLHACWGNKWSRIARQLPGRTDNEIKNYWRTHLRKKSQEDIMQRDLEAATGLKHSHKVNDIIFKSATEDHRLVEVDDVCQSSEDNINVFLQLGLQINDDPFAVSPYEARLSDWASGMVDDGDSSGNQNGCSIADSGFSFPAWVPSNVDTAWEYCLGSLWEAEQH; the protein is encoded by the exons ATGCAAGAGGGAACTCGCAAGGGCCCCTGGATGAAAGATGAAGATATGCTCCTAGTAAAATTCGTCACTCTTTTGGGGGAGCGGAGATGGGACTACTTGGCAGTTGCTTCAG GACTGAAGAGGAGTGGGAAAAGCTGCAGAATGAGGTGGATGAACTATCTGAGACCGGATCTGAAAAGGGGTAGAATGAgtttagaagaagaagagataatCCTTCAACTTCATGCTTGCTGGGGTAACAA GTGGTCTAGAATCGCTCGCCAGTTGCCGGGAAGAACCGATAATGAGATCAAGAACTATTGGAGAACCCATCTAAGAAAAAAATCTCAAG AAGATATCATGCAAAGAGACTTGGAAGCTGCGACCGGACTAAAACATTCACACAAAGTAAATGATATCATATTCAAAAGTGCCACAGAAGATCATAGATTAGTTGAGGTTGACGATGTATGTCAATCGTCAGAGGACAACATCAATGTCTTCCTTCAACTAGGATTGCAGATTAACGATGACCCATTTGCGGTTTCACCATATGAGGCCCGATTGTCGGATTGGGCGTCTGGAATGGTGGACGATGGTGATTCTTCGGGCAATCAGAATGGCTGCAGCATCGCTGATTCTGGGTTTAGTTTCCCTGCATGGGTGCCTAGTAATGTGGATACAGCATGGGAATATTGTCTAGGTTCTCTTTGGGAAGCAGAACAGCACTGA